One segment of Anatilimnocola aggregata DNA contains the following:
- a CDS encoding cytochrome c oxidase subunit I produces MSTTAIQPHGSHGHSGSHGMGVGEFVRTYVFSLDHKIIGLQFLFSTLLWFLVGGLLALGIRWQLAYPWHDMPVIGRMLFSAEGGQISPEFYTTLFTMHATVMIFFVIIPILAGAFGNYLIPLMIGADDMAFPTLNMLSYWFMWPAFFFIGMSFLWPPYGAGGGWTSYPPLSVVWDAAPGSHWPQTLWLLGVTCVGISSMLGSVNYMTTIIQMRAPGLTMFRLPLTIWAMFITAILQAFALPVLTAAGFMQLTDRTLGTGFFLPEGLVVNNSLPATGGGQPILWQHLFWFYSHPAVYIMILPAMGMVSDIIACFARKPIFGYKPMVYSISGIAGLGFIVWGHHMFVSGMNPFLGMTFMVSTMMIALPSAVKVFNWLGTIWGGKIQFTTPMLFALSFVSMFIIGGLSGIFMAATPVDIFIHDTYFIVAHFHYVLFAGTAMAVFGSIYFWFPKMFGRMMDESLGKVHFFLTFLFLNGTFFTMHILGAVGFPRRLADPYDYETFRHLLPMNQFMTWCAIGMVATQVIFAFNFIRSIFFGQIVGRNPWGANSLEWMAPSPPGHGNFDFQPIVYRGPYEYGSPEVDTDFYPQTQPPPADPAKRYKDPHH; encoded by the coding sequence ATGAGTACGACAGCAATTCAGCCGCATGGCTCGCATGGCCACAGCGGTTCGCACGGCATGGGCGTCGGCGAATTCGTTCGCACCTACGTCTTTTCGCTCGATCATAAGATCATCGGGCTGCAGTTTTTGTTTTCCACGCTGCTGTGGTTTCTCGTCGGCGGTCTGCTCGCCCTGGGCATTCGTTGGCAGCTGGCCTATCCGTGGCATGACATGCCGGTGATCGGCCGGATGTTGTTCTCGGCTGAGGGTGGCCAGATCTCGCCCGAGTTCTACACCACCCTATTCACGATGCATGCGACCGTGATGATCTTCTTTGTGATCATTCCGATTCTGGCGGGGGCCTTCGGTAACTACCTCATCCCACTGATGATCGGTGCCGACGATATGGCCTTCCCCACGCTAAACATGCTCAGTTACTGGTTCATGTGGCCAGCGTTTTTCTTCATCGGCATGAGCTTCCTTTGGCCACCTTATGGTGCCGGTGGTGGTTGGACTTCGTATCCACCGTTGTCGGTTGTGTGGGATGCCGCGCCGGGCAGTCACTGGCCGCAAACACTCTGGTTATTGGGTGTGACCTGCGTAGGTATTTCGTCGATGTTGGGTTCGGTCAATTACATGACCACCATCATTCAGATGCGGGCTCCCGGTCTCACCATGTTCCGCTTGCCCCTGACCATTTGGGCAATGTTCATCACCGCCATTCTGCAGGCCTTCGCGTTGCCGGTGCTCACAGCTGCTGGCTTCATGCAACTTACCGACCGCACCTTGGGCACGGGCTTCTTCCTGCCGGAAGGACTGGTGGTGAATAACAGCTTGCCGGCCACCGGCGGCGGTCAGCCAATCTTGTGGCAGCACTTGTTCTGGTTCTATTCGCACCCCGCCGTGTACATCATGATTCTGCCCGCGATGGGTATGGTCAGCGATATCATCGCCTGCTTCGCGCGCAAGCCCATCTTCGGCTACAAGCCAATGGTGTACTCAATCTCCGGTATCGCCGGGTTGGGCTTCATTGTGTGGGGGCACCATATGTTCGTCTCCGGAATGAATCCCTTCCTGGGCATGACGTTCATGGTCAGCACGATGATGATCGCGCTCCCGTCGGCCGTGAAAGTATTCAACTGGCTCGGCACCATCTGGGGTGGCAAGATTCAATTCACCACCCCCATGCTGTTCGCCCTCTCCTTCGTCTCGATGTTCATCATCGGCGGACTCTCGGGCATCTTCATGGCTGCCACGCCGGTCGACATTTTCATTCACGATACCTACTTCATCGTCGCCCACTTCCACTACGTGCTCTTCGCGGGCACGGCGATGGCCGTGTTCGGCTCGATCTACTTCTGGTTCCCGAAGATGTTCGGTCGCATGATGGACGAGAGCCTCGGTAAGGTTCACTTCTTCCTGACGTTCTTGTTCCTCAACGGCACGTTTTTCACGATGCACATTCTCGGTGCCGTCGGTTTTCCGCGCCGGCTGGCAGATCCCTATGACTACGAGACGTTCCGCCACCTCCTCCCCATGAATCAGTTCATGACCTGGTGCGCGATCGGCATGGTGGCGACGCAAGTGATCTTTGCGTTCAACTTCATCCGCAGCATTTTCTTTGGCCAGATCGTCGGTCGTAATCCTTGGGGTGCGAACAGCCTGGAATGGATGGCACCCAGCCCTCCTGGCCACGGCAACTTCGACTTCCAACCGATCGTCTATCGCGGGCCGTACGAGTATGGTTCGCCGGAAGTCGATACCGACTTTTATCCCCAGACTCAGCCGCCGCCCGCCGATCCGGCCAAGCGGTACAAAGATCCGCATCACTAA
- a CDS encoding COX15/CtaA family protein, which produces MITSSPTSYRWPHRLALLSAVVTFPLIWVGGLVTSYDAGMAVPDWPGTYGYNLFAYPWTTWFFGPWDIFVEHGHRLLGAAIGLLMIALVATTFAVRAPRWLIQFAFFLLALVILQGILGGARVNLDERLIALLHGCTGPVFFVSLVAFAVVTSPRFPLSRPLESQSTEDRQPANRLATAAWGFAAVCYLQLVLGALVRHVPVTSTAGFFRAVMLLHIVLAVMILAQALLLGVTIIRAKQGNSVSRWVGWSLLLVVTVQIGLGIMTYVSKYAWPEWMGSFQFAAAHVTREKSVLQALLATAHVANGSLILAAAVIMSLQASRVWRPAAVIASSAPFLLVRTSA; this is translated from the coding sequence ATGATTACTTCCTCACCGACAAGCTATCGCTGGCCTCATCGCCTGGCCCTGCTGTCGGCGGTGGTCACGTTTCCGTTGATTTGGGTCGGCGGGTTGGTGACGAGTTACGATGCAGGGATGGCAGTGCCCGATTGGCCGGGGACTTATGGCTATAACCTGTTCGCCTATCCCTGGACGACCTGGTTTTTTGGCCCCTGGGATATCTTTGTCGAACATGGCCATCGTCTACTGGGTGCAGCCATCGGCCTGCTGATGATTGCCTTAGTCGCGACGACTTTCGCCGTGCGAGCGCCGCGCTGGTTGATCCAATTCGCGTTCTTCTTGTTAGCCCTGGTCATCCTGCAAGGGATTCTCGGTGGTGCGCGGGTGAATCTCGATGAACGCCTGATCGCGCTCTTGCACGGCTGCACGGGGCCGGTGTTCTTTGTGTCACTTGTAGCCTTTGCTGTGGTCACATCTCCTCGGTTTCCGCTATCTCGCCCGCTGGAAAGTCAATCGACAGAAGACCGGCAGCCCGCGAATCGCTTGGCTACTGCCGCCTGGGGCTTTGCTGCAGTCTGCTATTTGCAATTGGTCCTCGGCGCTCTGGTGCGGCATGTGCCGGTCACCAGTACGGCGGGCTTCTTCCGCGCGGTGATGTTGCTGCACATTGTTCTGGCCGTAATGATTCTCGCTCAAGCCTTGTTGCTGGGCGTGACGATCATTCGCGCCAAGCAGGGAAATTCGGTCTCGCGCTGGGTAGGCTGGTCGCTGCTGCTGGTGGTGACGGTTCAGATCGGCCTGGGGATCATGACTTACGTTTCTAAGTATGCCTGGCCCGAATGGATGGGTTCGTTCCAGTTTGCCGCAGCACACGTGACACGCGAAAAATCGGTGCTTCAAGCGCTGCTGGCGACTGCTCACGTGGCCAACGGTTCGCTCATTTTGGCTGCTGCGGTCATCATGTCGCTGCAAGCCTCGCGTGTCTGGCGGCCTGCCGCTGTGATCGCCAGTAGTGCGCCATTCTTGCTCGTGAGGACCTCCGCATGA
- the cyoE gene encoding heme o synthase: MSTSTLPLARRRSESLTRALDYLELAKPRIGLFVALVVLASCYVATNGSSSLQTMITASLGTLLVGASASGMNHWLERKLDQRMVRTASRPVASGRLSSFEALSFVAVTMAVGSALLLFTQNPAALLWGVGTWAAYVLIYTPLKTISSWNTWFGAVAGAMPVLIGWSATGAELNAPILVLFAILVVWQLPHFMAIAWIYRHDYEQAGHQMATVVDKTGRLAAWQAICFAVLLIVLPLGLFAGPSSTTVIVAAALLALLAVAQCWFAWRFFNIQNEQTSRRLLLASLIYLPSTLPLICLAAWPVV, from the coding sequence ATGAGCACTTCGACACTTCCCCTGGCCCGCCGCCGTAGCGAGTCTCTGACTCGCGCGCTCGATTACCTCGAACTTGCCAAGCCGCGCATTGGCCTGTTTGTTGCGCTGGTCGTCTTGGCCAGTTGCTATGTTGCGACTAATGGCTCGTCCAGCCTGCAAACGATGATTACGGCATCGCTGGGAACGCTCCTGGTTGGTGCCAGTGCCAGCGGCATGAATCATTGGCTCGAGCGCAAGCTCGATCAGCGGATGGTTCGCACAGCCTCGCGTCCGGTCGCCAGTGGGCGATTGTCTTCGTTCGAAGCCCTGAGCTTCGTCGCGGTGACGATGGCCGTTGGCAGCGCTCTCCTGCTATTCACCCAGAATCCTGCAGCACTCCTCTGGGGTGTGGGAACGTGGGCAGCATATGTCTTGATCTATACGCCGCTGAAGACCATCAGCAGTTGGAACACCTGGTTCGGCGCTGTGGCTGGTGCGATGCCTGTTCTGATTGGCTGGTCGGCAACTGGCGCCGAACTCAACGCACCGATTCTCGTGCTGTTTGCAATTCTGGTTGTCTGGCAGTTGCCCCACTTCATGGCCATTGCCTGGATCTATCGCCACGATTACGAGCAGGCCGGTCATCAGATGGCTACTGTGGTTGATAAAACAGGCCGACTCGCTGCCTGGCAAGCAATCTGCTTTGCGGTACTGCTAATCGTATTGCCACTCGGCCTATTCGCCGGGCCAAGCTCAACCACGGTGATAGTCGCGGCAGCACTCCTCGCGTTGCTGGCAGTAGCTCAGTGCTGGTTTGCCTGGCGGTTCTTCAACATTCAAAACGAACAAACGAGCCGGCGCTTGCTGCTCGCTTCGCTGATTTATTTACCCTCCACGTTGCCGCTCATTTGTTTGGCTGCGTGGCCTGTTGTTTAG
- a CDS encoding cytochrome c oxidase subunit 3: protein MSDHSHAHDDHGHGHIKLQYQRSLPIPNGKLCLWLFLSTEIMFFAGLIGAYIVLRFGAPSGTWPLPHDVHLVEWIGAMNTFVLICSSVTIVLSYEAAKSNQSSMSRFWLALTLILGTVFIGVKGYEYSSKFAHGIFPSSPRSLIHERADIYYVQAVRQSLAAHKAVLDGKVAAEQTLTEEETKRLEICNLLVDYVKWTENIASLDSDTFKRRAAMERLAMAIYPLFHGHDAHLSPQQKHELFTKMMKTELAAVEREGFDVNQAIKTIAGNRAGVAKEAEALTEQIKLLNEQKMKLQESAKPAAAATGAVESTTATTFVAFRDQPNPTAQVEAQIAEATTKLGEKTKELGKFDEQLAPLDARLKSITARTQVQTVLEEAHGGLNEHFSWLRLPMKIPSGNMWASTYFLMTGFHAIHVAVGLLAFALILPMQLDSKKAGVIENVGLYWHFVDLVWIFLFPLLYLF from the coding sequence ATGTCGGATCACTCCCACGCTCACGACGATCATGGTCACGGGCACATCAAGTTGCAGTACCAACGAAGCCTGCCGATTCCCAACGGCAAGCTCTGCTTGTGGCTGTTCCTGTCGACCGAAATCATGTTCTTCGCCGGTCTGATCGGTGCCTACATTGTGCTCCGCTTCGGCGCCCCTTCGGGCACTTGGCCATTGCCGCACGATGTGCACTTGGTCGAATGGATCGGGGCCATGAACACGTTCGTGCTCATCTGCTCCAGCGTGACGATCGTCCTTTCGTATGAAGCGGCCAAGTCGAATCAGTCCAGCATGTCGCGATTCTGGCTGGCCCTGACACTGATTCTGGGCACCGTGTTCATCGGCGTGAAGGGCTACGAATACAGCTCGAAGTTCGCCCACGGCATTTTTCCGTCGAGCCCGCGCAGCTTGATTCACGAACGGGCAGATATCTATTACGTCCAAGCGGTTCGGCAATCGCTGGCGGCACATAAAGCCGTTTTGGACGGCAAAGTTGCCGCCGAGCAAACGCTGACGGAAGAAGAGACGAAGCGTTTAGAAATCTGCAATCTGCTCGTCGACTATGTGAAGTGGACCGAGAACATTGCCTCGCTCGATAGCGACACCTTCAAGCGTCGCGCCGCGATGGAACGCCTGGCGATGGCCATATATCCGCTATTTCACGGTCACGATGCTCATCTTTCTCCGCAGCAGAAGCACGAACTCTTCACCAAGATGATGAAGACGGAACTCGCGGCGGTTGAGCGCGAAGGTTTCGATGTCAATCAAGCGATCAAGACCATTGCCGGCAACCGTGCCGGGGTAGCCAAGGAAGCTGAAGCGTTGACCGAGCAAATCAAGTTGCTCAATGAACAGAAAATGAAGCTCCAAGAGTCTGCCAAGCCGGCGGCAGCAGCCACGGGTGCAGTTGAATCAACGACCGCTACGACGTTCGTCGCGTTTCGAGATCAACCGAATCCCACCGCTCAGGTCGAAGCACAAATTGCCGAGGCAACCACCAAGCTGGGCGAAAAGACCAAAGAACTTGGCAAGTTCGACGAGCAGCTTGCTCCGCTCGATGCCCGGCTGAAGTCCATCACGGCTCGCACTCAGGTGCAAACAGTGCTGGAGGAAGCTCACGGCGGCTTGAATGAACATTTCTCCTGGCTCCGCCTGCCGATGAAGATTCCCAGCGGCAACATGTGGGCCAGCACCTACTTTTTGATGACGGGCTTTCACGCGATTCACGTGGCCGTTGGTCTGCTGGCGTTCGCTTTGATTCTGCCCATGCAGTTAGACTCGAAGAAGGCTGGAGTCATTGAGAACGTCGGTCTGTATTGGCACTTCGTCGATCTCGTCTGGATTTTCCTCTTCCCGCTGCTGTACTTGTTCTAA
- a CDS encoding cytochrome C oxidase subunit IV family protein, which yields MDHDHGIDKKVTRQHLGATKDAHASHGGLSVYLAVFASLCVLTLLSFLVGNSQVLREKAPQVMWAAMMAVSCAKAMLVMLFFMHLKWEANWKYVLTVPASMMSLFLVLMLVPDVGRRTRTYSDDRWLHAAEPRETTVEEHDADHQHPPAKTGEGH from the coding sequence ATGGATCACGACCACGGCATCGATAAAAAAGTGACGCGCCAACACCTGGGCGCCACCAAAGACGCCCATGCTTCGCACGGCGGGCTATCAGTTTATCTGGCAGTCTTTGCCTCGTTGTGTGTGCTGACGTTGCTCTCGTTCCTCGTTGGCAACTCCCAAGTCCTCCGCGAGAAAGCGCCGCAAGTAATGTGGGCCGCAATGATGGCCGTCTCCTGCGCCAAGGCGATGCTGGTGATGCTGTTTTTCATGCACTTGAAGTGGGAAGCCAATTGGAAGTATGTCCTCACCGTGCCGGCCAGCATGATGAGCCTCTTCCTGGTTCTCATGCTGGTTCCCGACGTAGGTCGCCGCACGCGGACCTACTCTGACGACCGCTGGCTGCACGCCGCCGAACCGCGCGAAACAACCGTTGAAGAGCACGATGCCGATCATCAGCATCCTCCAGCCAAGACTGGCGAAGGGCACTAA
- a CDS encoding SCO family protein, whose product MSKAVLGWLGVLFIAMGGTVLWLGYKYSRPPIVVYTSDPEIDRDYLVKPVSAGEPILKEFTLTERDGSKKGSADLAGRVNVTNFFFSTCPTECKYQNREFEIIQREYGPRGVQFLGITCDPDTDTPSQLAKYAQQFEIANDGAAWWFLTGDLTYIRRVAGEIYQVPLKKFTHTEKFEVRDKWGNPRGSFSWKDSASRAEMKLLLDRLLTETEPPADVQAKAAERAAMIERADANAAAEKAKNEQASPQPDEKAPPPAKTNS is encoded by the coding sequence ATGAGTAAGGCGGTGTTGGGTTGGCTGGGCGTGTTGTTCATAGCGATGGGCGGCACCGTCCTCTGGTTGGGCTACAAGTACAGCCGTCCACCAATCGTCGTCTACACCTCCGATCCGGAGATTGATCGCGATTATCTGGTGAAGCCTGTTTCGGCTGGCGAGCCGATCCTGAAAGAGTTCACGCTCACCGAACGCGATGGCAGTAAGAAGGGCTCGGCCGATCTCGCGGGCCGGGTCAACGTGACGAACTTCTTCTTCTCGACCTGCCCGACGGAATGCAAGTATCAGAATCGCGAGTTTGAAATCATCCAGCGTGAGTATGGCCCAAGGGGAGTGCAGTTCCTCGGCATCACGTGTGACCCGGATACAGACACTCCGTCCCAATTGGCCAAGTACGCACAGCAATTTGAGATCGCCAACGACGGCGCTGCTTGGTGGTTTCTCACCGGCGATTTAACTTACATCCGGCGCGTGGCGGGTGAGATCTATCAAGTTCCGCTGAAGAAGTTTACGCACACCGAGAAGTTCGAAGTTCGCGATAAATGGGGCAATCCCCGTGGCAGTTTCTCGTGGAAGGATAGCGCCTCGCGCGCGGAAATGAAATTGCTGCTCGACCGCTTACTCACTGAAACGGAACCTCCTGCCGATGTGCAAGCGAAAGCGGCCGAACGGGCGGCGATGATCGAACGCGCCGATGCAAATGCGGCGGCAGAGAAAGCCAAGAACGAACAAGCATCTCCCCAGCCAGACGAAAAAGCTCCTCCTCCAGCCAAGACCAATTCTTAA
- a CDS encoding DUF420 domain-containing protein, which yields MVPYLPHVNALLNGLATVLLVVGFVLIKQRQEQAHKVTMLSCFGVSVVFLVSYLTRIVFAGTHLFPRDEYPTAALFYYPLLASHVFLAAGVPFLAIATIYFGLTDQRRRHVRFARWTFPIWLYVSITGVIVYLMLYQLFPETGLLPKIK from the coding sequence GTGGTTCCTTATTTGCCGCATGTGAATGCCCTGCTGAATGGCCTGGCCACGGTCTTGCTTGTGGTGGGCTTTGTGCTCATCAAGCAGCGTCAGGAGCAGGCCCATAAAGTGACCATGCTCAGTTGCTTCGGCGTGTCGGTTGTTTTCTTGGTCTCTTATCTCACCCGCATCGTCTTTGCCGGCACCCATTTGTTCCCGCGCGACGAGTACCCTACCGCCGCCTTGTTCTACTATCCGCTGCTAGCCTCGCACGTCTTTCTGGCGGCAGGGGTTCCGTTTCTAGCGATTGCCACCATCTATTTCGGCCTGACCGATCAGCGCCGGCGGCACGTTCGTTTCGCCCGCTGGACGTTTCCCATTTGGCTCTACGTGTCGATTACCGGCGTGATTGTCTATTTGATGCTCTATCAGCTATTTCCCGAGACCGGCTTGCTACCTAAAATAAAGTAG
- a CDS encoding DUF983 domain-containing protein, which yields MSRYLKLVGRALRLVCPVCGRGPLFKGLFRMHETCSHCGLKFEREPGFFLGSIYINYGITAITSLVTYFILFFANVLTDTQNMAVLVAIVILLPILLHRHARSLWLGFDQWQDPRPGEE from the coding sequence ATGTCTCGCTATCTTAAGCTTGTCGGTCGTGCGCTGCGGCTTGTTTGTCCGGTTTGTGGTCGCGGCCCACTCTTCAAAGGGCTGTTTCGCATGCACGAAACCTGTTCGCACTGCGGACTGAAATTCGAGCGTGAGCCCGGCTTCTTTCTCGGCTCGATCTACATTAACTACGGCATCACAGCGATTACTTCGCTCGTGACGTACTTCATTCTGTTCTTTGCCAACGTGCTGACCGACACGCAAAACATGGCCGTGCTGGTGGCCATCGTCATCCTGCTGCCTATTCTGCTGCATCGACATGCTCGCAGCCTATGGCTGGGGTTCGATCAGTGGCAGGATCCGCGGCCGGGCGAAGAGTAG
- a CDS encoding outer membrane protein assembly factor BamB family protein, with protein MSRRAALYFLLTVAILVWQQSPAANGQIFPGPTNLPAADLQLLDSAGAAHLENARQLLAQRQWDEAVEAIRRVLENDGGRLIRADVPALQGSPSFAWYVPVRDYCHWRLAALAWEAPEALAAYRRLVDPLAERWLSDGKQQHQPALFRRVIDEAWASRSGDDAALALGDDAFSSGNLVLARYWWERTGLGFVTSDGKPLWVFAEPRSSAVDLIKLLAPSRAIGPNYPDSDLPAAEIRARSIIAAILQGESERAQLELRWFRLLHAADEGTIAGRHGNYVELLTAFSEQAKTWPALHQPSITTTWGGTPLRNGVVVSPPDPAGQALWSVNLPRLTSDRDIIGAGRLRVADDMKALAAYYPVIWKNDVLLRADARGDSYLAAYDLTSGKQRWRIGYQRQASRTVEPPADDGSLGEINDVHTDLPRHVGVARFTLTVDGDRAFARLGSAVTSPRARRLERLLAKDQGWLIGVDLAAEGKPLNGFPIRPESAEWSFEGAPIIHDGALYVAMRHVEGSRSQVHIACYELATTAVPTNDDDDDSRPIGRLRFRTRIASSATLGGGNLDEVSQLLLTAAHGQIYCNTNAGAVGAVDAASGRLKWVVTYPRATFDDESSGGSSFFRDLNPCLAADDLVIVAPQDCEFLFALDAVSGRLRWRTFEGAAADANCLLGVRSGRLIAAGDRVYWFDTRNGKQLAQYPAGRAQGPLTASASPRGLGQGVLAGNQIWWPTRESILILPTEPAVTPSNFSPALLREIPLVPRGVQGGNLLIVGDRLLISTGTQLTAFGPQPPGTPQPQLEAR; from the coding sequence ATGTCCCGCCGTGCCGCATTGTACTTCTTGCTTACCGTGGCCATTCTGGTCTGGCAGCAAAGCCCTGCGGCTAACGGCCAGATCTTTCCCGGCCCTACCAATCTGCCCGCTGCCGATTTGCAACTCCTCGATTCAGCCGGCGCGGCGCATCTCGAAAACGCCCGCCAACTCCTCGCGCAGCGGCAATGGGATGAAGCAGTGGAAGCGATTCGCCGCGTTCTCGAGAACGATGGCGGACGGCTGATTCGTGCCGATGTTCCCGCGCTCCAAGGATCACCATCGTTTGCCTGGTATGTGCCGGTGCGCGACTACTGCCATTGGCGGCTCGCGGCGCTGGCGTGGGAAGCTCCAGAAGCATTGGCCGCATATCGCAGACTCGTCGATCCCTTGGCCGAGCGCTGGCTCAGCGATGGCAAGCAACAACATCAGCCTGCGTTGTTCCGCCGCGTGATCGACGAAGCTTGGGCCAGCCGATCTGGCGACGATGCGGCGCTCGCGCTTGGCGACGATGCCTTCTCGAGCGGCAATCTCGTGCTCGCTCGCTATTGGTGGGAACGCACCGGTTTAGGCTTTGTTACGAGTGACGGCAAACCACTCTGGGTATTTGCGGAACCACGATCATCGGCAGTTGACCTCATCAAGTTACTTGCTCCCTCGCGCGCAATCGGTCCCAATTATCCGGATAGCGACCTGCCTGCCGCCGAGATTCGCGCCCGGTCGATTATCGCCGCGATTCTGCAAGGCGAAAGCGAGCGCGCACAACTGGAGCTTCGGTGGTTTCGTCTATTGCATGCCGCGGATGAAGGAACCATCGCCGGCCGCCACGGCAACTATGTCGAACTGCTAACCGCATTCAGTGAACAAGCCAAGACCTGGCCAGCTTTGCATCAGCCGTCGATCACGACAACTTGGGGTGGTACGCCCCTGCGCAACGGCGTGGTCGTTTCACCGCCCGATCCTGCCGGTCAGGCCTTGTGGAGCGTCAACTTGCCGCGCCTCACTTCCGATCGAGACATCATCGGTGCTGGCCGGCTGCGCGTGGCCGACGATATGAAAGCCCTTGCTGCCTACTATCCTGTGATTTGGAAGAATGACGTTCTCCTTCGCGCCGATGCGCGCGGCGATTCTTATCTGGCCGCCTACGATTTGACTTCCGGCAAACAGCGCTGGCGAATTGGCTATCAACGTCAAGCAAGTCGCACGGTGGAACCACCTGCAGACGACGGTTCCTTGGGCGAGATCAACGATGTGCATACCGACTTGCCGCGGCATGTTGGAGTTGCCCGCTTTACCTTAACGGTCGATGGCGACCGAGCCTTCGCTCGACTCGGTTCAGCCGTCACCTCTCCCCGCGCGCGCCGCTTGGAGCGATTGCTGGCGAAGGATCAGGGCTGGCTCATCGGCGTCGACCTGGCTGCTGAGGGCAAACCCCTCAATGGCTTTCCCATACGTCCCGAATCGGCCGAGTGGTCGTTCGAAGGAGCGCCAATCATTCACGACGGCGCGCTGTACGTCGCCATGCGCCATGTCGAAGGCTCGCGGTCGCAAGTTCACATTGCCTGTTATGAACTGGCGACCACGGCGGTCCCCACGAACGATGATGACGACGATTCGCGTCCCATCGGGCGGTTGCGATTTCGCACGCGAATCGCCTCGTCGGCCACATTAGGCGGGGGCAATCTCGACGAGGTCAGCCAATTACTGCTGACCGCCGCTCATGGGCAGATCTACTGCAACACCAACGCCGGCGCTGTCGGCGCGGTCGATGCTGCGTCAGGTCGGCTGAAGTGGGTTGTCACGTATCCGCGTGCCACTTTTGATGATGAATCTTCGGGTGGCAGCAGTTTCTTTCGCGATCTCAATCCGTGCCTCGCAGCCGACGATCTGGTGATCGTCGCGCCGCAGGATTGCGAGTTTCTCTTCGCGCTGGACGCAGTTTCTGGACGGCTGCGGTGGCGAACATTCGAGGGGGCTGCGGCCGACGCGAATTGCCTGTTGGGAGTGCGCAGTGGACGGCTCATTGCGGCGGGAGATCGGGTCTATTGGTTTGATACAAGAAATGGCAAGCAGCTCGCGCAGTATCCGGCGGGTCGTGCGCAAGGGCCACTTACCGCTTCTGCTTCGCCGCGCGGACTTGGCCAGGGAGTGCTGGCGGGGAATCAGATTTGGTGGCCAACTCGCGAAAGTATCTTGATCCTGCCGACAGAGCCGGCCGTTACCCCCTCCAACTTTTCGCCGGCCTTGCTGCGCGAGATCCCGCTGGTGCCGCGCGGAGTGCAGGGTGGCAATTTGCTGATTGTCGGCGATCGTTTGCTCATTTCGACTGGCACACAATTGACAGCGTTTGGACCACAGCCGCCAGGGACTCCCCAGCCTCAACTTGAAGCACGTTAA
- a CDS encoding AAA family ATPase, producing MRFSRLPTVEQERTRVAWATRDKRMQALIAADFEHRAIPLQAMLAELGVDCPRTNILSANEAVNVLRSGKSFDVVIASCSDKYNDAVRLVTQLNATTRIPLIAAGMTAHVNEILNLIRAGANDYLDLHGNVAADLATILARLRSDHSTHDGHATCILSSSGGCGASTLAVNLAASLGTPEQPACLIDLNFRGGDLATLLNIRPRHTLVDLCCQGQRLDEVMFQQSLVQHSPALKLLAAPPLLTRFTGIDLDSVATVLRMARAAFRHLVIDLEDSSHPEQAHAVRACDKLVVLLRMDFPCLLRARRLLDDLREEGIDLAKVRLVANRFGNTKSLSQKQATEALGMPVFHCLPDDEGVMLASVNVGNPAVLETPTAKISKAYRKLAELIAI from the coding sequence ATGAGGTTCAGCCGTCTTCCGACAGTCGAGCAAGAGAGGACGCGAGTTGCCTGGGCAACACGCGACAAGCGAATGCAGGCGTTGATTGCAGCCGATTTCGAGCATCGTGCCATCCCACTGCAAGCCATGCTGGCCGAGTTGGGGGTCGACTGCCCGCGCACCAACATCCTTAGCGCCAACGAGGCCGTCAACGTTCTGCGGAGCGGTAAGAGCTTCGACGTAGTGATTGCCAGTTGCAGCGACAAGTACAACGACGCGGTTCGGCTCGTGACTCAGCTGAATGCGACCACTCGCATTCCTTTAATCGCAGCGGGCATGACGGCGCACGTCAATGAGATCTTGAATCTGATTCGCGCGGGAGCCAATGACTATCTTGACCTGCACGGTAATGTGGCGGCCGACCTGGCCACCATTCTGGCGCGTTTGCGTAGCGATCATTCGACTCACGATGGCCATGCGACTTGCATTCTCTCGAGCAGTGGAGGCTGCGGCGCGAGTACGCTGGCTGTTAATCTGGCGGCGTCACTCGGCACGCCCGAGCAGCCAGCCTGCTTGATCGACTTGAATTTTCGGGGGGGCGATCTAGCCACGCTGCTCAATATTCGACCGCGGCATACGTTGGTCGATCTCTGTTGCCAAGGTCAGCGGCTCGACGAAGTGATGTTTCAGCAGTCGTTAGTGCAGCATTCGCCGGCGCTCAAACTGCTCGCTGCGCCGCCGCTCCTCACCCGCTTTACAGGCATCGATCTCGACTCCGTTGCCACCGTCCTGCGCATGGCCCGCGCTGCGTTTCGTCACTTAGTCATTGACCTGGAAGACAGCTCACATCCAGAACAAGCTCATGCGGTTCGTGCCTGCGACAAGCTCGTTGTTTTGTTGCGCATGGACTTCCCTTGTCTGCTGCGCGCGCGCCGCTTGCTCGATGATTTGCGCGAAGAGGGAATCGACCTGGCCAAAGTGCGCCTGGTCGCCAATCGCTTTGGCAATACGAAATCGCTCTCGCAGAAGCAGGCGACTGAAGCGCTGGGCATGCCAGTGTTTCATTGCCTGCCCGATGACGAAGGAGTGATGCTGGCCTCGGTGAATGTCGGCAACCCAGCGGTACTGGAAACGCCCACTGCCAAAATTTCGAAAGCTTATCGGAAACTAGCCGAACTGATCGCGATTTGA